A region from the Muribaculum gordoncarteri genome encodes:
- a CDS encoding glycogen/starch synthase produces the protein MDINKVLYISQEITPYLPSTPMSEISQKLPQGIQERGSEVRTFMPKYGCIKERRNQLHEVIRLSGMNIIIDDSDHPLIIKVATLQPARMQVYFIDNEDYFLRGQSSKDLEIRLTPEDNDERIMFYVRGVVETVKKLRWDPTLVHASGWVSALAPIYLKRVYSDDPSFRNSKVVYSVFDDKFDGTLDPRMVEKLKMEGFTDEDLKSISSAPVDYVALNKLAIDYSDGVIQASPEIDSEILSYIKESGKPFLPYPGETEYIDKYAEFYNSL, from the coding sequence ATGGATATCAACAAGGTTCTATACATTTCTCAGGAAATCACGCCTTACCTACCCAGCACTCCCATGTCGGAGATTTCCCAGAAGTTGCCGCAAGGCATACAGGAACGCGGCTCGGAAGTGCGCACATTCATGCCTAAATACGGGTGCATAAAGGAGCGTCGCAATCAACTCCATGAGGTGATTCGACTTTCAGGAATGAACATAATCATCGACGACTCCGACCATCCCCTCATCATAAAAGTCGCCACGCTTCAACCGGCCAGAATGCAGGTCTACTTCATCGACAACGAGGATTACTTCCTGCGCGGACAATCGTCCAAGGACCTTGAAATAAGGCTGACTCCCGAGGACAACGACGAGCGCATCATGTTCTACGTAAGAGGCGTGGTCGAAACCGTAAAGAAACTGCGTTGGGATCCCACGTTGGTTCATGCTTCGGGATGGGTATCGGCTCTCGCTCCCATATACTTGAAGCGAGTTTATTCCGACGACCCGTCGTTCCGCAACTCCAAGGTGGTCTACTCGGTGTTTGACGACAAATTTGACGGAACGCTCGACCCCCGCATGGTGGAAAAGCTGAAGATGGAAGGCTTCACCGACGAAGACCTGAAATCGATATCCTCGGCTCCGGTCGACTACGTGGCCTTGAACAAGCTGGCTATTGACTATTCCGACGGTGTGATTCAGGCATCGCCCGAAATTGATTCCGAGATATTGAGCTACATCAAGGAATCGGGCAAGCCGTTCCTCCCCTATCCCGGCGAAACGGAATATATCGACAAGTACGCCGAATTCTACAATTCGCTCTAA
- a CDS encoding Cof-type HAD-IIB family hydrolase, which yields MNKALFFDIDGTLVSFKTHEVPESTIEALQKAHDRGNKIFISTGRPYQIINNLGPLQQRGLIDGYITMNGAYCFIGDNVLYKSPIPQETVKNVAEISRREGFPTIFVGEKSIKVCQPDEEVRKIFYEFLHVEILPVATFDEVVDIETYQMTPFFTVDFEPKIKPYLNQCELNRWYPTFVDITAKGNTKAHGIKVILDYLHLSVDDAMAFGDGGNDIPMLLAAGTGIAMGNSDDKVKAAADYVTTSVDDNGIANALQRFGLI from the coding sequence ATGAACAAAGCCCTGTTTTTTGACATAGACGGCACATTAGTAAGCTTCAAGACCCATGAAGTGCCCGAATCGACAATCGAGGCTCTGCAAAAAGCCCATGACCGAGGCAACAAGATATTCATATCGACCGGCCGTCCCTATCAGATAATCAACAATCTCGGCCCGCTGCAGCAGCGAGGTCTAATCGACGGCTACATAACGATGAACGGTGCCTACTGCTTCATAGGCGACAATGTGCTGTATAAAAGCCCCATTCCGCAGGAAACGGTGAAAAACGTTGCCGAGATAAGCCGACGCGAAGGATTCCCCACCATATTTGTAGGCGAAAAGAGCATTAAAGTGTGTCAGCCCGATGAAGAGGTGCGCAAGATATTCTACGAATTTCTGCATGTCGAAATTCTCCCTGTGGCGACATTCGATGAAGTGGTCGACATCGAAACCTATCAGATGACACCGTTCTTCACCGTTGATTTTGAGCCAAAGATAAAGCCCTATCTCAATCAATGCGAACTTAACCGCTGGTATCCTACATTTGTCGACATAACGGCCAAAGGCAACACAAAAGCCCACGGGATAAAGGTGATACTCGACTATCTGCACCTCAGCGTCGACGACGCAATGGCATTCGGCGACGGAGGCAACGACATTCCCATGCTCCTTGCCGCAGGCACAGGAATAGCCATGGGCAACTCCGACGACAAGGTGAAAGCCGCAGCCGATTATGTGACGACATCGGTCGACGATAACGGAATTGCCAATGCCCTGCAACGGTTTGGCCTAATATAG
- a CDS encoding helix-turn-helix domain-containing protein, with protein sequence MQRKLLTSKEAAQYLGISLSFLRKMMMNRIIPMYKPNGKLCYFDPADLDAYLTSVRISSQDEIRERANEYLRKSGNHV encoded by the coding sequence ATGCAAAGAAAACTTCTCACCTCTAAGGAAGCTGCACAGTATCTTGGCATCTCGCTATCCTTTCTCCGTAAGATGATGATGAACCGCATCATCCCCATGTACAAGCCTAACGGCAAACTCTGTTACTTTGATCCTGCAGACCTCGACGCCTATCTTACCAGTGTCCGCATTTCCTCTCAAGATGAAATCAGGGAGCGCGCTAACGAATATCTACGCAAGTCTGGCAATCATGTCTAA
- a CDS encoding DUF7833 domain-containing protein: MSKGVNIYEIMQRFWRENEYEPFSTAEIALYFFLINRANSRRWQMPFKCPTSVISTAIQVTRQTVVNTRESLRIRNFITYTKGTGKGSHPLYSLVLTDNLTECLPEELTETLPVSSTVDLSDSLTPYNIEDRNIKDKNYSSIKTGDVKILSLEELEVLLVNDELWLNEIITLLSPSCQIELPDLKLYLGNFFRYLRCQGTKGREEDDCRRYFVNWIKKQPINKNKTTLKPTIHATNQPSNDARRPAGVTAKSATDYEGAF, encoded by the coding sequence ATGTCTAAGGGAGTCAACATCTACGAAATCATGCAGCGGTTTTGGCGAGAGAACGAGTATGAGCCATTCTCCACTGCGGAGATTGCGCTGTACTTCTTCCTAATCAACCGCGCGAACAGTCGCCGATGGCAGATGCCGTTCAAGTGTCCGACTTCGGTAATCAGCACCGCAATCCAAGTGACCCGGCAGACTGTTGTCAACACCCGCGAGTCATTGCGAATCCGGAATTTCATAACCTACACCAAAGGCACGGGCAAGGGTTCCCATCCGTTATATTCACTTGTCTTGACAGATAACTTGACGGAATGTTTGCCGGAGGAATTGACGGAAACTTTGCCGGTTAGCTCAACGGTTGACCTGTCGGATAGCTTGACACCCTATAATATAGAAGATAGAAATATTAAAGATAAAAATTATTCTTCAATTAAAACAGGCGATGTGAAGATTCTGAGTTTGGAAGAACTTGAGGTTTTGCTGGTTAACGACGAGTTGTGGCTCAATGAAATCATCACCCTTCTTTCTCCCTCCTGTCAAATCGAATTGCCGGATCTGAAATTGTATCTCGGCAACTTCTTCCGCTACCTCCGTTGCCAGGGAACGAAAGGTAGGGAGGAAGATGACTGCCGGAGATATTTCGTGAACTGGATTAAAAAACAACCAATCAATAAAAACAAAACAACTCTTAAACCGACAATCCATGCAACAAATCAACCATCCAACGATGCTCGCCGACCTGCTGGCGTCACAGCTAAATCAGCGACAGACTACGAGGGCGCGTTTTAG
- a CDS encoding IS1634 family transposase, with product MKLKITKTKKTSILYVQKAYRDKNGKSTSRIHERLGTLEEVRQRCGDRDPVEWARGYIARLTAQEKEGRQVIISRLSPTKLIEKGEAQSCESGYLFLKRLYHKVGMDRICEAISRKHKFDFDFNKVLELMVYERLLRPASKLGNYRRSGSYIEPFDIEKQHIYRSLDILDRHGEYIQKRLFLNSSKVVERDTTVMYYDCTNYFFERESADPDYVTDKKGNVHERIRKYGVSKEHRPNPIVQMGMFIDNSGMPVAMCINPGNANEQTTLIPTEKIIVEKMGVSKIVVCTDGGLSSEGNRSYNSTAERSFITVQSIKKLEDNLRDWCLEPTGWKLVKSDTVQKDKRYRDADEDELEFDLTDADTARYYGDRTFYRERWIVNEKTKFSQRLIVTFSYKYRDYLRFLRQREIDKADSNARGNRTLTKSYKSPDRFLSETYATEDGEVAVFRTVSLNLDAISEEEKYDGFYAICTDLSDNVTKIIELNHNRWESEDAFRVIKTDFKGRPVFVWTAEHIRAHFIVCFITLLLFRIMEKELNYKYTSSAIIEKLRSMTMNIVKGEGYKPNFTRDDLTDDLHAKAGFRLDTEIVTRQKIKQIIANIKKG from the coding sequence ATGAAGCTGAAAATAACCAAGACAAAAAAGACTTCCATCCTTTATGTACAGAAGGCATACAGGGACAAGAACGGCAAAAGTACCTCAAGAATCCATGAGCGCCTTGGAACGCTTGAGGAAGTTCGTCAGAGATGCGGAGACAGAGATCCTGTTGAATGGGCCAGGGGATATATCGCCAGGCTTACGGCACAGGAGAAGGAGGGCCGGCAGGTGATAATATCACGTCTGTCGCCCACAAAGCTTATTGAAAAAGGCGAGGCTCAGAGTTGCGAGAGCGGATATCTGTTTCTTAAACGGCTGTACCATAAGGTCGGGATGGACAGGATATGCGAGGCAATCTCACGTAAACATAAGTTCGACTTCGATTTCAACAAAGTTCTGGAGCTGATGGTCTACGAACGGCTTTTGAGACCGGCTTCAAAACTAGGTAATTATCGCAGGAGCGGAAGCTATATCGAGCCTTTTGATATAGAAAAACAGCATATCTACAGGAGTCTGGATATCCTGGACAGACACGGTGAATACATCCAGAAGAGACTTTTCCTTAATTCGTCAAAGGTTGTCGAACGGGATACGACCGTCATGTACTATGACTGCACCAACTATTTTTTCGAGAGAGAATCTGCCGATCCGGACTATGTGACAGACAAAAAAGGGAACGTTCATGAACGTATACGCAAGTACGGAGTCTCCAAGGAACATCGACCGAACCCCATCGTACAGATGGGTATGTTCATCGACAACTCCGGCATGCCGGTTGCGATGTGCATCAATCCCGGCAATGCCAACGAACAGACTACCTTGATTCCAACTGAAAAGATTATAGTTGAGAAGATGGGGGTCAGCAAGATTGTAGTCTGTACAGACGGAGGTCTCTCTTCTGAAGGCAACCGGTCATATAACTCCACAGCAGAAAGATCATTCATAACGGTGCAGTCAATAAAGAAACTGGAGGATAATCTCAGGGACTGGTGTCTGGAACCGACAGGATGGAAACTTGTAAAGTCCGACACGGTACAAAAAGACAAGCGGTACCGGGATGCAGACGAGGATGAACTGGAGTTTGACCTGACTGATGCCGATACTGCCCGTTATTACGGAGACCGCACTTTTTATCGCGAGCGTTGGATTGTCAATGAAAAGACAAAGTTCTCTCAAAGATTGATTGTGACATTTTCATACAAATACCGCGACTACCTCCGATTCCTGCGTCAACGCGAGATTGACAAGGCTGACAGCAATGCACGTGGAAACAGGACATTGACCAAATCTTATAAGAGCCCTGACAGGTTCCTTTCCGAGACCTACGCCACAGAAGACGGCGAGGTTGCGGTATTCAGAACCGTCTCCCTGAATCTTGACGCCATATCAGAAGAAGAAAAATATGACGGCTTCTATGCGATATGTACGGATCTGTCTGACAATGTGACGAAAATCATCGAACTGAACCATAACCGCTGGGAGTCGGAGGATGCCTTCAGGGTCATCAAGACTGACTTCAAGGGTCGACCCGTCTTCGTCTGGACGGCGGAACACATAAGGGCCCACTTCATTGTCTGCTTTATCACACTACTGCTCTTCAGAATAATGGAAAAGGAACTGAACTATAAATACACATCCTCCGCTATAATTGAGAAACTACGGTCAATGACTATGAACATAGTCAAGGGAGAAGGCTACAAGCCTAACTTCACACGGGATGATCTTACCGATGACCTACATGCCAAAGCCGGCTTCAGACTCGACACCGAGATTGTTACTCGTCAGAAAATCAAACAGATTATTGCTAATATTAAAAAAGGTTAA
- a CDS encoding plasmid mobilization protein produces the protein MTLTKRISKHGRKPKPEWQRLRNEIKLHLDDGNYAVVKDMAREAGLSLNKFITRAVMGATIRKALTEEEYSMVRSLQGIANNLNQLARCANGMGFDTVASKVDSLLTTTLGLLSKFRM, from the coding sequence ATGACACTGACAAAACGAATATCCAAACACGGGCGCAAGCCCAAACCGGAGTGGCAGCGACTCCGCAATGAAATCAAGCTACATCTTGATGACGGAAACTACGCCGTCGTAAAAGATATGGCCCGCGAAGCCGGTCTTTCACTCAATAAGTTCATCACCCGTGCCGTCATGGGCGCAACAATCCGTAAGGCTCTGACTGAAGAGGAATACTCGATGGTCCGCAGCCTTCAGGGTATCGCCAATAATCTCAACCAGCTTGCCCGATGCGCAAATGGCATGGGCTTCGATACGGTGGCAAGCAAAGTTGATAGCCTGCTCACAACAACGCTCGGTTTACTCTCCAAATTCCGTATGTGA
- a CDS encoding P-loop NTPase family protein produces MQQINHPTMLADLLASQLNQRQTTRARFRLPFSKTDTVRVLLAGVKAEVERRDKTFVMSEALLTQTEQIAEWLTGNHSKFGLMLCGGCGNGKTTFVKAFQQILNKFEMKVDDYYSERYSIRIVNARDLARVCKEDYDEWRSLCYKRMLAIDDFGTEPLEVMDYGNVLYPITDLLTTRYDRHLYTILTTNLTPQEIRPRYGDRIADRLNEMMGKVIFANSTYRTP; encoded by the coding sequence ATGCAACAAATCAACCATCCAACGATGCTCGCCGACCTGCTGGCGTCACAGCTAAATCAGCGACAGACTACGAGGGCGCGTTTTAGGCTTCCGTTCTCAAAGACCGATACCGTCCGTGTACTTCTTGCCGGAGTGAAAGCGGAGGTTGAACGCCGCGACAAGACTTTTGTAATGAGCGAAGCCCTGTTGACGCAGACCGAACAGATTGCGGAGTGGCTCACGGGCAACCACTCGAAATTCGGGCTTATGCTGTGCGGCGGATGCGGCAACGGCAAGACTACATTTGTAAAAGCCTTCCAGCAAATTCTCAACAAATTTGAAATGAAAGTTGATGATTATTACTCCGAGCGATACTCCATCCGGATTGTCAATGCCCGCGATCTTGCGAGGGTTTGCAAAGAGGACTATGACGAGTGGCGCAGTCTCTGTTATAAACGGATGCTTGCCATCGATGATTTCGGAACCGAACCGCTTGAGGTAATGGACTACGGCAACGTGCTTTATCCAATCACGGATTTGCTGACTACACGCTACGACCGTCACCTTTATACCATCCTCACCACCAACTTGACACCGCAGGAGATACGGCCAAGATACGGCGACCGCATAGCCGACCGCCTCAACGAGATGATGGGCAAAGTCATCTTCGCCAACTCCACTTACAGGACTCCGTAG
- a CDS encoding DNA topoisomerase 3, with protein MKLCITEKPSVAKDIAAILGANVKRDGYYEGGDYKVTWTFGHLCTLKEPADYTDLWKRWSLGALPMIPKRFGIKLIADKGIERQFNVIKTLIGEADEVINCGDAGQEGELIQRWVMQKAEIHCPVRRLWISSLTDESIREGFNDLKPESDYDRLYYAGLSRAIGDWILGMNATRLYSLKYSSPGNVLSIGRVQTPTLALIVQRHHEIANFKPEDFWELKTLYREVTFNATSGRFKTEAEATEAMNKISGVPMVIKDVAEKQGKEAPPRLFDLTSLQVECNKKWGWTADDTLRLIQSLYEKKVTTYPRVDTTYLSDDIYPKIPVILKQMTPYATLTDPLLSSKIPKSKKVFDNSKVTDHHAIIPTGQSPSALIGDERKLYHLIALRFIAAFYPDCIFRATTVLGEAGGVGFKATGKVIVDPGWRNVYAGKDSNEGNDDGEQSDDRILPPFTVGESGPHEPSLLKKQTQPPKYYTEGTLLRAMESAGKTVDDEELREAMKENGIGRPSTRASIIETLFKRRYIYRERKNIMASQAGIDLVATINEELLKSAKLTGLWENKLRRIERGDFSAADFIAELKTLIGDIVINVLSDNSSRRIEVADEEPVKKKRSGSRSGDNSGEAAKKPRAPRIKKLDDIVCPACGQGHILKGRAAYGCSRFREGCTLRLDFNDYSPELTPAKLASLIKKQYK; from the coding sequence GTGAAGCTTTGCATCACCGAGAAACCGAGTGTCGCCAAGGACATTGCCGCCATTCTGGGAGCCAATGTCAAGCGTGACGGCTACTATGAGGGCGGTGACTATAAGGTGACATGGACTTTCGGTCACCTGTGCACACTCAAGGAGCCTGCCGACTATACCGACCTGTGGAAGCGGTGGTCGTTGGGCGCATTGCCGATGATTCCCAAGCGATTCGGTATAAAACTTATAGCCGACAAAGGCATCGAGCGACAATTCAACGTTATCAAGACCCTTATAGGCGAGGCCGATGAGGTGATTAATTGCGGTGATGCCGGCCAGGAGGGTGAGCTGATCCAGCGATGGGTCATGCAGAAAGCCGAGATACACTGCCCGGTGCGCCGGTTGTGGATAAGCTCGCTGACCGACGAGTCGATACGCGAGGGATTCAACGACCTTAAGCCCGAGAGCGACTATGACCGACTGTACTATGCCGGACTTTCACGTGCCATAGGCGACTGGATTCTGGGAATGAACGCCACGAGGCTATATTCGCTGAAGTATTCGTCGCCGGGCAATGTGCTTTCGATAGGCAGGGTGCAGACACCCACTCTTGCGCTGATTGTGCAGCGTCATCATGAGATAGCCAATTTCAAACCCGAAGATTTCTGGGAACTTAAGACCCTGTATCGCGAAGTGACATTCAATGCCACTTCGGGCCGATTCAAGACCGAAGCCGAGGCCACCGAGGCCATGAATAAAATCTCGGGTGTGCCGATGGTGATAAAGGATGTCGCCGAGAAGCAGGGCAAGGAGGCTCCGCCGCGATTGTTTGACCTGACTTCGCTGCAGGTCGAGTGCAACAAGAAGTGGGGATGGACGGCCGACGACACGTTGCGGCTCATCCAGTCGCTGTATGAGAAGAAGGTAACCACCTATCCGCGTGTCGACACCACCTATCTGAGCGACGACATATATCCCAAAATACCCGTCATACTGAAGCAGATGACACCTTATGCCACGTTGACGGATCCGTTGCTGTCGTCCAAGATTCCGAAGTCAAAGAAGGTATTCGACAACTCGAAAGTGACCGACCACCATGCCATAATACCTACGGGACAGTCGCCGTCGGCGCTTATAGGCGATGAGCGCAAGCTCTACCACCTAATAGCGTTGCGATTCATTGCGGCGTTCTATCCCGACTGTATATTCCGGGCAACCACCGTGCTTGGTGAAGCCGGAGGAGTGGGGTTCAAGGCTACGGGAAAGGTAATCGTGGATCCGGGATGGCGTAACGTATATGCCGGCAAGGACTCCAATGAAGGCAATGATGACGGCGAGCAGAGCGACGACAGGATTCTGCCTCCGTTTACGGTAGGGGAGAGCGGTCCCCACGAACCTTCGTTGCTGAAGAAGCAGACACAACCGCCCAAATACTATACCGAAGGAACCTTGCTGCGGGCCATGGAGTCGGCCGGAAAGACAGTCGACGACGAGGAGCTGCGCGAGGCCATGAAGGAGAACGGCATAGGACGCCCCTCGACACGTGCGTCGATTATCGAAACTCTCTTCAAGCGGCGTTACATATATCGTGAGCGAAAAAACATAATGGCGTCGCAGGCAGGAATCGACTTGGTGGCAACCATCAATGAGGAGTTGCTTAAGAGCGCGAAACTCACCGGATTGTGGGAGAACAAATTGCGACGAATCGAACGCGGCGACTTCTCGGCGGCCGATTTCATCGCCGAACTGAAGACGCTGATAGGCGACATCGTGATAAACGTGTTGAGCGACAACTCGTCGCGACGCATCGAGGTGGCCGATGAGGAACCGGTCAAGAAAAAACGCTCCGGCTCCAGGAGCGGCGACAATTCGGGCGAAGCGGCCAAGAAGCCACGCGCTCCGAGAATAAAGAAGCTCGACGACATCGTGTGCCCGGCCTGTGGCCAAGGTCACATCCTTAAAGGTCGCGCAGCCTACGGGTGCAGCCGTTTTCGCGAGGGTTGCACACTGAGGCTTGATTTCAATGATTACTCACCGGAACTCACTCCGGCCAAACTTGCATCCTTGATAAAGAAACAGTATAAATGA
- the mazG gene encoding nucleoside triphosphate pyrophosphohydrolase yields the protein MKHSREEKIEALGKVIDTLDILRVECPWDRKQTNESLRPNTIEEVYELCEALLNSDKANIKKELGDVLLHILFYSKIGEESGDFDIADVAEALNAKLIFRHPHVFGDTKVNDSHDVEQNWEQIKLKEKGGNKTVLAGVPKSLPAMIKADRIQEKASNVGFDWDERSQVWDKVREEIGEVAKEIDAMSQDRMEAEFGDLFFSLVNAARLYGVNPENALERTNQKFISRFNYVEAAAKKAGRNLREMTLAEMDELWNEAKSIEQN from the coding sequence ATGAAACATTCCAGAGAGGAAAAAATTGAGGCGCTTGGCAAAGTCATTGACACTCTTGACATTTTGAGGGTGGAGTGTCCGTGGGACCGAAAACAGACCAATGAGTCGCTGCGCCCGAATACGATAGAGGAGGTCTACGAGTTGTGCGAGGCTTTGCTCAATTCCGATAAGGCCAACATCAAGAAGGAGCTTGGTGATGTGCTTCTTCACATCCTGTTTTACTCCAAGATAGGCGAGGAGAGCGGCGACTTCGACATAGCCGATGTGGCCGAGGCTCTTAACGCCAAGCTTATATTCCGCCATCCTCATGTGTTTGGCGACACAAAGGTCAACGATTCGCATGATGTTGAGCAGAACTGGGAGCAGATAAAACTTAAGGAGAAGGGCGGCAACAAGACCGTACTTGCCGGTGTGCCCAAGTCGCTCCCCGCAATGATAAAGGCCGACCGCATTCAGGAGAAGGCCTCCAATGTGGGATTTGACTGGGATGAGCGCAGCCAGGTGTGGGACAAGGTGCGCGAGGAGATAGGCGAGGTGGCCAAGGAGATTGATGCCATGTCGCAGGATCGCATGGAAGCTGAGTTTGGCGACCTGTTTTTCAGCCTGGTGAATGCCGCGCGTCTTTATGGCGTGAATCCCGAGAATGCACTTGAACGCACCAATCAGAAGTTCATTTCGCGTTTCAACTATGTTGAGGCGGCAGCCAAGAAGGCGGGACGAAACTTGAGGGAGATGACGCTTGCCGAGATGGATGAACTGTGGAATGAGGCCAAATCAATCGAACAAAATTAA
- a CDS encoding DUF4270 family protein, giving the protein MKIKNLFIVTLIALGVISCNEDSTIGSSIVNDELAVVIDSTFTVTGHSVPNAKIQSRTDVQLLGIIDAKGYGHLSSEFVTQFMPSNALDTVGVTVNDIDSLMLGMVMSEGQYVGDSIVPMGIDVYRLKRALPYPIFSNFNPEDYYSPDDLIASKIYNATRLGMPDSIAKVYRNNKQVPVEVKLPVELGREFFKKYKESPETFNDPERFAEWFPGLYIKNSYGTGRVMRFYNTSLALHYTKHITADSTTHMRKAIMAVTPEVVNNNNMELSISPQIKSLAQTTPIVMAPLGYNTEVTLPAQDLLNRFRSQSGDYTVVNAMTFEVPAETIENDYDIKAPNYMLLVRKDKLTDFFATTQINDDVTSFYAIYNTARKSYTFSAMRGYFTDLLKKDKITATDCEFVLVPVNLNVEYVQSGYNTNEAVVVAIVPYVDTPAMVKFDLDKAKIKLTYSKQTINN; this is encoded by the coding sequence ATGAAAATAAAGAACCTATTCATTGTCACGCTGATTGCTCTCGGAGTCATCAGCTGTAATGAAGACAGCACTATAGGCTCATCGATTGTCAATGACGAGCTTGCTGTAGTAATCGACTCCACATTTACTGTAACGGGTCATTCGGTGCCCAATGCAAAGATTCAATCACGCACCGATGTACAACTTCTCGGAATAATCGACGCAAAAGGCTACGGACATCTGTCAAGCGAATTTGTAACACAATTCATGCCTTCCAACGCGCTTGACACAGTAGGTGTAACCGTAAACGACATCGACTCACTGATGCTCGGCATGGTCATGAGCGAAGGCCAGTATGTAGGCGACTCCATCGTGCCGATGGGAATCGATGTCTACCGCCTCAAACGCGCTCTACCCTATCCCATATTCAGTAATTTCAATCCCGAGGACTACTATTCGCCCGATGACCTCATAGCGTCAAAAATCTATAACGCTACCCGACTTGGAATGCCCGATTCGATAGCCAAAGTCTACCGCAATAACAAGCAGGTGCCTGTCGAGGTCAAGCTCCCCGTCGAGCTCGGACGCGAATTTTTCAAAAAATACAAGGAAAGCCCTGAAACATTCAACGATCCCGAACGATTTGCCGAGTGGTTCCCCGGACTTTACATCAAAAACAGCTACGGCACAGGTCGTGTGATGCGATTCTACAACACATCATTGGCATTGCACTACACCAAGCACATAACCGCCGACTCCACCACCCACATGCGCAAGGCAATAATGGCCGTAACGCCCGAGGTTGTAAACAACAACAACATGGAGCTTTCGATAAGCCCTCAGATAAAGTCACTCGCACAAACAACTCCCATAGTCATGGCTCCCCTCGGCTACAACACCGAAGTGACCCTGCCGGCTCAGGACCTGCTCAACCGCTTCCGCTCGCAATCGGGCGACTACACCGTGGTCAACGCAATGACATTTGAGGTTCCTGCCGAAACCATCGAGAACGACTACGACATCAAGGCTCCCAACTATATGCTGCTTGTAAGGAAGGACAAGTTGACCGATTTCTTCGCCACGACCCAAATCAACGACGATGTAACTTCGTTCTACGCCATCTACAACACAGCACGCAAGTCCTATACATTCTCTGCAATGCGCGGCTATTTCACCGACCTGCTTAAGAAGGACAAAATAACGGCTACCGACTGCGAGTTTGTGCTCGTCCCCGTCAATCTTAATGTCGAATATGTGCAATCGGGCTACAACACCAATGAAGCCGTTGTAGTGGCAATTGTCCCCTATGTCGACACTCCCGCAATGGTAAAATTTGACCTCGACAAAGCAAAAATTAAGCTCACATATAGCAAGCAAACGATAAATAATTAG